The proteins below are encoded in one region of Macrococcus armenti:
- a CDS encoding nitrate reductase subunit alpha: MAIGTGLRFFKPTEKFNGNWSVLEEKSREWEKMYRQRWSHDKVVRTTHGVNCTGSCSWKVFVKNGIITWENQQIDYPSCGPDMPEFEPRGCPRGASFSWYEYSPLRIKFPYVRGVLWRMWQEALETTGDPVRAWQSIVEDETKAKSYKQARGMGGHVRVNWREVTQLIAAQLIYTIKKYGPDRIAGFTPIPAMSMISYASGARFISLLGGEMLSFYDWYADLPPASPQIWGEQTDVPESSDWYNAGYIIMWGSNVPLTRTPDAHFMTEVRYKGTKVVSVAPDYAENVKFADNWLAPNPGTDAALAQGMTHVILDEFYEKRQEPMFINYAKQYTDMPFLIMLDKHEDTLKAGRFLRSSDLGDTSEHSEWKPVVYDDISDSIVVPNGTMGQRWEKDVKWNIKLETTDGTKIDPAMTIKDKDHEVVEIVFPFFDNAGNGTFKRPIAAKKVTLADGTEQYVATIYDLMLSQYGVNRFNTALEAQGYDDENSIYTPAWQERITGVKQSIVVQIGREFAQNAIDTGGRSMIIMGAGINHWFNSDTIYRSVLNLVTLCATQGVNGGGWAHYVGQEKCRPIEGWSTIAFAKDWQGPPRLQNATSWFYFATDQWKYEESGVDTLTSPLAENVKHQHPADYNVLAARLGWLPSYPQFDTNSLLFGEDAREAGNFTNEEVLKRAVESVKSRETKFAVEDPDNKKNHPKTLFVWRSNLISSSAKGQEYFMKHLLGTKHGLLAEPNETEKPEEIVWREDTEGKLDLLVALDFRMTTTPLYADIVLPAATWYEKHDISSTDMHPFVHPFNPAVDPLWESRSDWDIYKSIAKTFSEMSERHLKGTFKDVVTAPLAHDSQQEISTPMGIVRDWTKGEVEAVPGKTMPGFAVVDRTYTDVYDKYVSVGPLLENGKVGAHGVSFSVKEEYNELRAMVGTYEDDTVKNGLPRIDTAKRVADVILNVSSATNGHVSQKSYEDLENQTGMELKDISAERAAEKITFQNITAQPREVIPTAVFPGSNKLGRRYSPFTTNIERLVPFRTLTGRQSYYIDHEVFQQFGESLPVYKPTLPPMVFGTKDKKVKGGVDSLVLRYLTPHGKWNIHSTYQDNLHMLTLFRGGPTVWISNEDAAQHDINDNDWLEVYNRNGLVTARAVVSHRMPRGTMFMYHAQDKHIQTPGSEITDTRGGSHNAPTRIHLKPTQLVGGYAQISYGFNYYGPIGNQRDVYVAVRKMKEVDWLED; this comes from the coding sequence ATGGCAATAGGAACAGGATTACGTTTCTTTAAACCTACAGAAAAGTTCAATGGAAATTGGTCAGTGTTAGAAGAGAAAAGTCGCGAGTGGGAAAAGATGTACCGACAACGCTGGAGTCACGATAAAGTTGTAAGAACGACACACGGTGTAAACTGTACTGGTTCATGTTCATGGAAAGTATTCGTGAAAAACGGCATTATCACATGGGAAAACCAGCAAATCGATTATCCATCATGTGGGCCGGATATGCCGGAATTTGAACCCCGTGGCTGTCCACGTGGTGCTTCATTCTCTTGGTATGAATATAGTCCGTTACGCATTAAGTTCCCGTATGTACGCGGTGTTTTATGGCGTATGTGGCAGGAAGCTTTAGAAACAACTGGAGATCCGGTTCGTGCGTGGCAATCAATTGTTGAAGATGAAACAAAAGCAAAATCTTATAAGCAAGCGCGTGGTATGGGTGGTCACGTACGTGTAAACTGGCGTGAAGTGACACAACTTATTGCAGCGCAATTAATTTATACGATTAAAAAATATGGTCCCGACCGTATCGCAGGGTTTACACCAATTCCTGCGATGAGTATGATTTCGTATGCATCAGGTGCACGTTTCATCTCGTTACTTGGTGGAGAAATGTTATCGTTCTATGACTGGTACGCGGACTTACCACCTGCATCACCGCAAATTTGGGGTGAGCAGACAGACGTACCAGAATCAAGTGACTGGTATAATGCCGGATATATTATTATGTGGGGGTCTAACGTACCATTAACACGTACGCCGGATGCGCACTTTATGACAGAAGTACGATATAAAGGAACGAAAGTTGTATCAGTTGCTCCAGACTATGCTGAAAACGTTAAGTTTGCAGATAACTGGTTAGCACCGAATCCTGGTACAGATGCGGCGCTTGCGCAAGGTATGACGCACGTTATTCTTGATGAGTTTTATGAAAAGCGCCAGGAACCAATGTTTATTAATTACGCAAAACAATATACAGACATGCCGTTCTTAATTATGTTAGATAAACATGAAGATACATTAAAAGCAGGACGATTCTTACGTTCAAGCGATTTAGGAGATACTTCTGAACATAGCGAGTGGAAACCGGTCGTATATGATGATATATCAGATTCAATTGTTGTGCCTAACGGTACGATGGGACAACGATGGGAAAAAGATGTGAAGTGGAATATTAAATTAGAAACAACAGACGGTACTAAAATTGACCCTGCAATGACGATTAAAGATAAAGATCATGAAGTTGTAGAAATTGTGTTCCCATTCTTTGATAACGCAGGTAACGGAACGTTCAAACGTCCAATTGCAGCGAAGAAAGTAACGCTTGCAGATGGTACGGAGCAATATGTTGCGACAATTTATGATCTAATGCTTTCACAATATGGTGTTAATCGCTTCAATACTGCATTAGAAGCGCAAGGATATGACGATGAAAACTCTATTTACACACCAGCATGGCAGGAAAGAATTACAGGTGTAAAACAATCAATCGTTGTTCAGATCGGTCGAGAATTTGCACAAAATGCAATCGATACAGGTGGACGCTCTATGATTATTATGGGTGCAGGTATCAACCACTGGTTTAACTCAGATACGATTTATCGTTCAGTATTAAACTTAGTTACATTATGTGCAACACAAGGTGTAAACGGCGGAGGCTGGGCACACTATGTAGGTCAGGAGAAATGTCGTCCGATTGAAGGCTGGTCAACAATTGCATTCGCAAAAGACTGGCAAGGACCACCAAGATTACAAAACGCAACGAGCTGGTTCTACTTTGCTACAGATCAGTGGAAATATGAAGAGTCAGGCGTAGATACATTAACATCACCACTTGCTGAGAATGTAAAACATCAGCACCCGGCAGATTATAATGTACTTGCTGCACGTCTCGGATGGTTGCCATCTTATCCGCAGTTTGATACGAATAGCTTATTATTCGGTGAAGATGCGCGTGAAGCGGGTAACTTTACGAATGAAGAAGTTTTAAAACGTGCTGTTGAAAGCGTTAAATCACGTGAAACGAAATTTGCAGTAGAAGATCCAGACAATAAGAAGAACCACCCGAAAACATTATTCGTATGGCGTTCTAACCTAATTTCTTCTTCAGCAAAAGGACAAGAGTACTTTATGAAACATTTATTAGGTACAAAGCATGGTTTACTCGCTGAACCAAATGAAACTGAAAAACCTGAAGAAATCGTATGGCGTGAAGATACTGAAGGTAAATTAGACTTACTAGTAGCACTTGACTTCCGTATGACAACAACGCCACTTTATGCAGATATCGTATTACCGGCTGCGACTTGGTATGAGAAGCATGATATATCTTCTACAGATATGCATCCATTTGTACATCCGTTTAACCCGGCGGTCGATCCGCTCTGGGAGTCAAGAAGTGACTGGGATATTTATAAATCAATCGCGAAGACATTCTCTGAAATGTCAGAACGTCACTTAAAAGGTACATTCAAGGACGTTGTCACTGCACCACTTGCACACGACTCACAGCAGGAAATCTCGACACCTATGGGAATCGTTCGTGACTGGACGAAAGGTGAAGTAGAAGCAGTACCAGGTAAAACGATGCCAGGATTTGCAGTTGTAGATCGTACGTATACAGATGTGTACGATAAATATGTATCAGTAGGACCTTTACTGGAAAATGGTAAAGTTGGTGCACACGGCGTAAGCTTCAGCGTTAAAGAAGAATACAATGAGTTACGCGCGATGGTTGGTACTTACGAAGACGACACAGTGAAAAATGGATTGCCAAGAATTGATACAGCAAAACGCGTGGCAGATGTTATCCTGAATGTTTCATCAGCAACAAACGGTCACGTATCACAAAAGTCATATGAAGATTTAGAAAATCAGACAGGTATGGAATTAAAGGATATTTCAGCAGAACGTGCAGCTGAAAAAATTACATTCCAGAACATTACAGCACAACCGCGTGAAGTTATACCGACAGCAGTATTCCCGGGTTCAAATAAATTAGGTCGTCGTTATTCACCATTTACGACGAACATTGAACGTCTCGTTCCGTTTAGAACGTTAACAGGTCGTCAAAGTTATTATATCGACCACGAAGTGTTCCAGCAGTTCGGTGAGTCACTGCCTGTTTATAAACCGACATTACCACCAATGGTATTCGGTACGAAAGACAAAAAGGTTAAAGGTGGCGTTGATAGTTTAGTATTACGCTATTTAACACCGCACGGTAAGTGGAATATCCACTCAACATACCAGGATAATTTGCACATGCTAACATTATTCCGCGGTGGTCCAACAGTATGGATCAGTAACGAAGATGCAGCGCAACATGATATTAATGATAACGACTGGTTAGAAGTTTATAACCGTAACGGTTTGGTGACAGCGCGTGCTGTTGTATCGCACCGTATGCCACGCGGCACAATGTTTATGTATCATGCACAGGATAAACATATTCAAACACCAGGTTCTGAAATTACAGATACACGTGGTGGATCACATAATGCACCAACACGTATTCACTTAAAACCAACACAACTTGTTGGTGGCTATGCACAAATTAGTTACGGATTTAACTATTACGGTCCGATTGGTAACCAACGTGATGTTTACGTTGCTGTACGTAAGATGAAGGAGGTTGATTGGCTTGAAGATTAA
- the narH gene encoding nitrate reductase subunit beta, producing the protein MKIKAQVAMVMNLDKCIGCHTCSITCKSTWTNRPGAEYMWFNNVETKPGIGYPKRWEDQEVYKGGWQLNSKGKLELKSGSKLSKIALGKIFYNPDMPEMKDYYEPWTYNYANLTNAKEQKHSPVATAESLVTGKKMDLEWGPNWEDDLAGAHITGPTDPNIQKIEEEIKFNFEQSFMMYLPRLCEHCLNPSCVASCPSGAMYKRDEDGIVLVDQDACRGWRYCMTGCPYKKVYFNWKTNKAEKCTFCFPRVEAGLPTVCSETCTGRMRYLGVLLYDADRVLEAATVKDPQDLYQAQLDLFLDPHDPEVIAQAERDGIAQDWIEAAQNSPVYKLAIEYKLAFPLHPEYRTLPMVWYCPPLSPIMNYFEGKDSIKNPDMIFPAIEEMRLPIQYLANMLTAGDAKTVKEALQRMAMMRSYMRAVSSGKDFDESRLDRVGMTAHQVKQMYRLLAIAKHEDRFVIPTSHKEGYMNTYSAQGGEGYTSDNFGADCDGCGPVPAGKSGKEVYEDNFYGGIWRD; encoded by the coding sequence TTGAAGATTAAAGCACAAGTCGCAATGGTAATGAACTTAGATAAATGTATCGGATGCCATACGTGTAGTATTACATGTAAGAGTACGTGGACAAACCGTCCAGGTGCTGAATACATGTGGTTCAACAATGTAGAAACAAAGCCGGGTATCGGTTATCCGAAACGCTGGGAAGACCAGGAAGTATATAAAGGGGGATGGCAATTAAACAGTAAAGGTAAACTAGAGCTTAAATCAGGTTCTAAACTTTCTAAAATTGCTTTAGGGAAAATTTTCTACAACCCTGATATGCCAGAAATGAAAGATTATTATGAGCCATGGACTTACAACTATGCAAATCTTACGAACGCAAAAGAACAAAAGCATTCACCAGTTGCAACAGCTGAATCATTAGTAACAGGTAAAAAGATGGACTTAGAATGGGGACCAAACTGGGAAGATGATTTAGCAGGTGCACATATTACAGGACCAACAGACCCAAACATTCAAAAGATTGAAGAAGAAATAAAATTCAATTTCGAACAATCATTTATGATGTATTTACCAAGGTTATGTGAACACTGTTTAAACCCATCTTGTGTCGCAAGTTGCCCAAGTGGTGCGATGTATAAACGAGATGAAGATGGTATCGTGCTTGTCGACCAGGATGCATGTCGTGGCTGGAGATATTGTATGACAGGTTGTCCTTACAAAAAAGTTTACTTCAACTGGAAAACGAATAAAGCTGAGAAGTGTACATTCTGCTTCCCGCGTGTTGAAGCAGGGCTTCCGACAGTTTGTTCTGAAACATGTACAGGACGTATGCGTTATTTAGGTGTGTTACTATATGATGCTGACCGCGTATTAGAAGCAGCAACTGTGAAAGATCCACAAGATTTATATCAGGCACAACTTGATTTATTCTTAGATCCACATGATCCTGAAGTAATTGCACAGGCTGAACGTGATGGTATCGCGCAGGACTGGATTGAAGCAGCTCAAAACTCACCGGTGTATAAACTGGCAATTGAATATAAACTTGCATTCCCATTACATCCGGAATACCGTACATTACCGATGGTGTGGTACTGCCCGCCATTAAGCCCGATTATGAACTACTTTGAAGGTAAAGATTCGATTAAAAATCCAGATATGATTTTCCCTGCAATTGAAGAAATGCGTTTACCTATTCAATATTTAGCGAATATGTTAACAGCAGGCGATGCGAAAACTGTAAAAGAAGCGCTTCAACGTATGGCGATGATGCGTAGCTATATGAGAGCCGTTTCAAGTGGTAAAGATTTTGATGAGTCGCGTTTAGATCGTGTTGGTATGACAGCACATCAAGTGAAGCAGATGTATCGTTTACTCGCAATCGCGAAGCATGAAGATCGATTTGTTATTCCAACATCGCATAAAGAAGGGTACATGAATACGTATAGCGCTCAAGGTGGCGAGGGTTATACGAGCGATAACTTCGGTGCGGATTGTGATGGTTGTGGACCAGTTCCGGCTGGAAAATCTGGTAAAGAAGTTTATGAAGACAACTTCTACGGAGGCATTTGGCGTGATTGA
- the narJ gene encoding nitrate reductase molybdenum cofactor assembly chaperone encodes MIDLNKLYDYKRAFGFFSHQLVYPEKLNFHPREFDGVFAEDHPAYEAVNQYWKNMHEISLSEIQEVYTSTFDFEKKTTLYMTYVKFEDKKERGQMLARLKVLYEMFGLEMPSSELSDFLPLMCEFIYAADWRGDDRAEESMGLLLMVIEDGTYNLLQALDHIKSPYYHLILAIRETCKACLIKDENEVTVNG; translated from the coding sequence GTGATTGATTTAAATAAACTTTATGACTATAAACGAGCATTCGGATTCTTTAGCCACCAGCTCGTTTATCCTGAGAAATTAAATTTTCATCCGAGAGAATTTGATGGGGTATTTGCAGAAGACCATCCAGCATACGAAGCGGTAAATCAATACTGGAAAAATATGCATGAAATCAGTTTATCTGAAATTCAGGAAGTATATACATCAACGTTCGACTTTGAGAAGAAAACGACATTGTACATGACATATGTTAAGTTTGAAGATAAGAAAGAACGCGGACAAATGCTTGCACGTCTGAAAGTGTTATATGAAATGTTTGGCCTTGAAATGCCATCATCTGAACTGTCAGATTTCCTGCCATTAATGTGCGAATTTATTTATGCAGCAGACTGGCGCGGAGATGACCGTGCGGAAGAAAGTATGGGGCTGTTATTAATGGTCATTGAAGATGGGACGTATAACTTATTACAAGCATTAGATCACATTAAGAGCCCTTATTATCATCTAATATTAGCAATAAGAGAAACGTGCAAAGCATGTTTAATTAAAGACGAGAATGAGGTGACGGTAAATGGGTGA
- the narI gene encoding respiratory nitrate reductase subunit gamma, whose product MGDQLLWVIYPYACIAIFIIGHIFRFKYDQFSWTAKSSEFVEKKSLMWGSILFHLGIIPVIMGHVVGLGIPASWLRAIGVSDHLYHIGAVYIGSIFGIVTLIGMLLLTARRVTNENVRKLSSLSDILVNFLLLFIVFIGCYSTIVTNATIPDFDYRNTISEWFRGLLILRPEAGYMEGVPLSFKIHVLTGFLITALWPFTRLVHVWSVPVNYVGRSHILYRKHKQ is encoded by the coding sequence ATGGGTGATCAATTACTGTGGGTAATTTATCCGTATGCTTGTATCGCAATATTTATTATCGGCCATATTTTTAGATTTAAGTATGACCAATTTTCATGGACGGCAAAGTCGAGTGAATTTGTAGAGAAGAAGTCATTGATGTGGGGCAGTATTTTATTCCACTTAGGGATTATTCCAGTTATTATGGGGCACGTAGTAGGTCTTGGAATTCCTGCAAGCTGGTTGCGAGCAATCGGTGTTAGTGACCATTTATATCACATTGGTGCAGTATATATCGGAAGTATATTCGGTATCGTGACTTTGATTGGTATGTTGTTATTAACAGCACGTCGCGTAACAAATGAAAATGTAAGAAAGTTAAGTTCATTATCAGATATACTTGTGAATTTTCTATTGTTATTTATCGTGTTTATCGGCTGTTACTCAACGATTGTAACGAATGCGACGATACCTGATTTTGATTACCGAAATACTATTTCTGAATGGTTCCGTGGATTGCTTATATTAAGACCTGAAGCGGGCTACATGGAAGGTGTACCGTTATCATTTAAGATACACGTATTAACAGGATTTTTAATTACAGCGCTATGGCCGTTTACACGATTAGTACATGTATGGAGTGTGCCGGTAAATTATGTAGGACGTAGCCATATATTATATCGTAAACATAAACAATAA
- a CDS encoding GAF domain-containing protein, with protein MYDYQIIIDQLRESLDVDFIGLAMPSDLILQTDIHWLYVTGETNERYKKIELKKGKGVAGIVIKTGRDWMELDVASSSLQSHMFDFPIIRFEKLTNFLAVPLWKYNQVAAVLLIGNRNKRTFTLTMHEQLKAQLDKGLGAFYRKDVINSVRI; from the coding sequence ATGTATGATTACCAAATAATCATTGATCAATTGAGAGAATCTCTAGATGTAGATTTTATCGGACTCGCGATGCCTTCTGATTTAATTTTACAGACAGATATTCATTGGCTATATGTTACTGGTGAAACAAATGAAAGATATAAGAAGATAGAATTAAAAAAAGGAAAAGGCGTCGCAGGGATTGTTATAAAAACTGGACGTGACTGGATGGAACTTGATGTAGCATCCAGCAGTTTACAATCACACATGTTTGATTTTCCAATCATTCGCTTCGAAAAACTTACAAATTTTCTTGCGGTACCATTATGGAAATATAATCAAGTTGCCGCGGTATTACTCATAGGTAATAGAAATAAGAGAACTTTTACGCTTACAATGCACGAACAGTTAAAAGCACAGTTAGATAAAGGTTTAGGTGCTTTCTATCGCAAGGATGTGATTAATAGTGTCCGAATTTAA
- a CDS encoding sensor histidine kinase codes for MSEFKTYPEQQLESALIDAFYHDTDEIIIFIDEDNRILKMNEAAEKVIHMHDNIAGLTRNLCRTCLGVTSEHALMACRDCFIKREENNQSFQIFLKDEMGEPKPYSASYVVLKQLKGIKVLTLQNISQQIKTQEILHQKTITQKIMSAQENERKRISRELHDSVIQELLNVSVDIRLLKYKTEEEKEKHLQLMEGTISRLMDDIRNLSLELRPSSLDDLGLVAAFKSHFKQLEKSYGLEVIMDENIQDMRFSNEIETSVYRITQEAILNALKYADVDEVNVLIQKDDSELTVEISDSGDGFTPGETPKSSGLGLFGMQERAAIVNGHVEINSEKGKGTFVTLTIPL; via the coding sequence GTGTCCGAATTTAAAACATATCCTGAACAGCAACTTGAAAGTGCACTAATTGATGCGTTTTATCATGATACAGATGAAATCATCATTTTTATTGATGAGGATAATCGTATTCTGAAGATGAATGAAGCAGCAGAAAAAGTAATTCATATGCATGATAATATTGCAGGCCTTACGAGAAACCTTTGTCGTACTTGTCTCGGTGTAACAAGTGAACATGCGTTAATGGCGTGCAGAGATTGTTTTATTAAACGTGAAGAAAATAATCAGTCATTCCAGATTTTCCTGAAGGATGAAATGGGGGAGCCGAAACCTTATTCTGCTTCATATGTTGTATTAAAGCAGTTAAAAGGCATTAAAGTTCTGACATTACAAAATATTTCCCAACAAATAAAAACGCAGGAAATATTGCATCAAAAAACGATTACTCAAAAGATTATGAGTGCTCAGGAAAATGAACGCAAAAGAATTTCACGAGAATTACATGACAGTGTTATTCAGGAATTATTAAACGTATCAGTTGACATCAGACTACTGAAGTATAAAACTGAAGAAGAGAAAGAAAAACACCTTCAGCTTATGGAGGGCACGATATCACGACTTATGGATGATATTCGTAACTTGTCGCTGGAACTTAGACCGTCATCACTCGATGATTTAGGCCTTGTAGCTGCATTTAAGTCTCACTTCAAACAACTTGAGAAAAGTTATGGGCTTGAAGTGATTATGGATGAGAATATTCAGGATATGCGTTTTTCGAATGAGATTGAAACATCAGTGTATAGAATAACGCAGGAAGCGATATTAAATGCTTTAAAGTATGCAGACGTAGATGAAGTCAATGTGCTGATACAAAAAGATGATTCAGAATTAACAGTAGAAATAAGTGATAGTGGAGATGGGTTTACACCAGGAGAGACACCGAAAAGTTCCGGACTTGGCTTATTTGGTATGCAGGAACGTGCAGCTATCGTCAACGGACACGTTGAGATAAATAGCGAAAAGGGCAAAGGTACGTTTGTAACATTAACCATCCCACTTTAG
- a CDS encoding response regulator, which yields MKIVIADDHAVVRTGFSMILNYQEDMEVVATAADGMEAFQKVSQHKPDVLIMDLSMPPGESGLIATGKIKEAFPETKILILTMYDDEEYLFHVLKNGANGYILKNAPDEELVKAVQTVYKEGTYIDPKMATSLVHELIHHDTEYSAKNDHLKILTKRELEILPLIAKGYGNKEIAEMLFVSVKTVEAHKARIMDKLELKSKPELVEYALKKKLLEF from the coding sequence ATGAAAATAGTAATTGCGGATGATCATGCGGTAGTGCGTACAGGATTCTCAATGATTTTAAATTATCAGGAAGATATGGAAGTTGTTGCGACAGCGGCTGACGGTATGGAGGCATTTCAAAAGGTGTCTCAGCATAAACCGGACGTGTTAATCATGGATTTGAGTATGCCGCCTGGAGAATCCGGATTGATTGCGACGGGTAAGATTAAAGAAGCATTCCCAGAAACGAAGATATTAATATTAACGATGTATGATGATGAAGAGTATTTATTTCATGTACTAAAAAATGGTGCGAACGGTTATATTCTTAAAAACGCACCAGATGAAGAGCTTGTTAAAGCTGTACAGACAGTTTACAAAGAAGGAACTTATATAGATCCGAAGATGGCAACTTCTCTTGTACATGAACTCATACATCACGATACAGAGTATTCGGCAAAGAATGACCATTTAAAGATATTAACGAAACGAGAATTAGAAATACTGCCTTTAATTGCTAAAGGATATGGTAATAAAGAAATTGCAGAAATGCTTTTTGTTTCTGTTAAAACAGTAGAGGCACATAAAGCGAGAATTATGGACAAGCTGGAGCTTAAAAGTAAGCCGGAACTTGTGGAATATGCGCTTAAGAAAAAATTACTTGAGTTTTAA
- a CDS encoding hemerythrin domain-containing protein, whose protein sequence is MQFQTKMKALRILENEHLLIRSLLHEWYQIMMDVKQTDAMLSKYHKLRMLKEKVSDFLPILDKHQAKEERFFFPILGSYIGTDQGPIITIEAEHDEMAQYFNHFIGVTNMMELSTEDINLLLNDLNEGYEICMVHMYKEESVLFQMAEKVFKIKDEETLLEAVNTKII, encoded by the coding sequence ATGCAATTTCAAACAAAGATGAAAGCACTTCGTATATTAGAGAATGAACATCTGCTCATTCGATCGTTACTTCACGAATGGTATCAGATAATGATGGATGTAAAGCAGACGGACGCGATGTTATCGAAGTATCATAAGTTAAGAATGTTAAAAGAGAAAGTATCGGATTTTCTGCCAATTCTTGATAAACACCAGGCAAAAGAAGAGCGATTTTTCTTTCCGATTCTCGGAAGTTACATCGGAACAGATCAAGGTCCGATAATCACAATAGAGGCAGAACATGATGAGATGGCACAATATTTCAATCATTTTATCGGTGTTACGAATATGATGGAACTCAGTACAGAAGACATTAACCTGCTATTAAACGATTTAAATGAAGGGTACGAAATTTGTATGGTCCATATGTACAAAGAAGAAAGTGTACTGTTCCAGATGGCTGAGAAAGTATTCAAAATTAAAGACGAAGAAACTTTGCTTGAGGCTGTTAATACGAAGATAATATAA
- a CDS encoding nitrate/nitrite transporter: MNKSTGKVQLPLQTLSLVAGFMAWTIIAPLMPFMSQEFTIPESQKAIILAIPVILGSILRIPLGYYANLIGARKVFLFSFIFLLIPVFLLSMAQSTTMLMVAGLFLGVGGAIFSVGVTSVPKYFPKEKHGLANGIYGMGNIGTAVSAFAAPPIANAIGWSNTVKSYLVVMALFALLNFLLGDKDEPKVKQPLMDQIKGVLPEYKLYLLSFWYFITFGSFVAFGLFLPNFLVNNFGLDKVDAGVRTGTFIAIATLLRPIGGVLGDKLRAMDVLKVVFVGLIIGAAMLSINHQIFFFTAGCLIISACAGLGNGLIFKLAPTYYSKQAGIVNGIVSMMGGLGGFFPPLVIAACAANFGTNKPAFAFLAVFGIIALITMFWMDKKEGRN, from the coding sequence ATGAACAAATCAACAGGTAAAGTACAATTACCCTTACAGACGTTAAGTTTAGTTGCAGGATTTATGGCATGGACAATTATTGCGCCACTTATGCCATTTATGTCACAGGAATTTACGATTCCGGAAAGTCAAAAAGCGATTATTTTAGCAATTCCAGTAATTCTTGGATCTATATTACGTATTCCTCTAGGCTATTATGCTAATTTAATCGGCGCAAGAAAAGTATTTTTATTCTCATTTATCTTTTTATTAATTCCTGTATTCTTACTGAGTATGGCACAATCAACAACGATGCTTATGGTTGCAGGACTTTTTCTAGGAGTTGGTGGTGCAATCTTCTCAGTAGGTGTTACGAGTGTACCGAAATATTTCCCGAAAGAAAAGCATGGTTTAGCGAATGGTATTTATGGAATGGGGAATATCGGAACTGCTGTATCAGCGTTTGCAGCACCACCGATTGCGAATGCAATTGGATGGAGCAATACTGTTAAATCTTATTTAGTCGTTATGGCATTATTTGCTTTACTGAACTTCTTATTAGGGGATAAAGATGAACCTAAAGTAAAGCAACCATTAATGGATCAAATTAAAGGTGTGTTACCGGAATATAAATTATACTTACTGAGCTTCTGGTACTTCATTACATTTGGTTCATTCGTAGCATTCGGATTATTTTTACCAAACTTTTTAGTTAACAACTTCGGTTTAGATAAAGTAGATGCTGGTGTTCGTACAGGTACATTTATTGCGATTGCAACGTTGCTTCGTCCAATTGGTGGAGTGCTCGGTGATAAATTACGTGCTATGGACGTGCTTAAAGTTGTATTCGTTGGTTTAATTATTGGTGCTGCAATGTTATCTATTAACCATCAAATTTTCTTCTTTACTGCAGGATGTTTAATTATTTCAGCATGTGCCGGTTTAGGAAATGGACTAATTTTCAAACTAGCACCAACGTATTACTCTAAACAAGCTGGTATTGTAAACGGCATCGTTTCAATGATGGGTGGTTTAGGTGGTTTCTTCCCGCCACTAGTTATTGCCGCTTGTGCAGCAAACTTCGGTACAAACAAGCCAGCTTTTGCCTTCCTTGCAGTGTTTGGTATAATTGCATTAATAACAATGTTCTGGATGGACAAAAAAGAAGGCAGAAATTAG